One genomic window of Clostridium taeniosporum includes the following:
- a CDS encoding methyl-accepting chemotaxis protein, translating into MYRRIKEKFKNFSIRKKVRRSFSIVLAFTLTFMIMSVFSLHFVSQKITKLYNEPFRAVDVTWSMKTEFLKMERDMYQALIENDEEKIKNNISGVNDQLKALESDTQNLRNIYIENDNLNNVIDKFEKTINDVKDEREDIYSLLLGNKDSEAYELIIGKYNNEIENAREYLIDIGEITNNDALDFVKDAESTKNLILISSIIILVLMLGSVILISKAIESTLLEGINHVKKVSSDLSNGNLVIDNSYVSDDEMGEMSRDLNETIQNLSDYVNDISRVIENIANENLDVKTLIEYKGNFKPIQDSLNNIIDSFNSIFKNIHQAADLVASSSEEIASTTQSLSDGAVEQSNAVEDVFSKFNKVLEKINKNTESTKVAEEVFENTREIVLHGNEKMDELMKSMYKVNEMSNEIEKITNTIEEIASQTNLLALNAAIEAARAGEAGKGFAVVADEVKLLAEQSSKEVKNTNQIIQNSMKFITNSNVLAKETLEALEEIAKNVDNTTELVKQIADSSEYQSEALGDMSVRVDQISEVIQTNSATAEETAAATEELASQAEILEQEISKFRLKN; encoded by the coding sequence ATGTATAGAAGGATTAAAGAAAAGTTTAAAAATTTTTCTATAAGAAAAAAAGTTCGAAGAAGCTTTTCTATAGTATTAGCATTTACTTTAACTTTTATGATTATGTCAGTATTTAGTTTACATTTTGTATCTCAAAAGATCACAAAATTATATAACGAACCATTTAGAGCTGTTGATGTAACTTGGAGTATGAAAACTGAATTTTTAAAGATGGAAAGAGATATGTATCAAGCGTTAATAGAAAATGATGAGGAAAAAATAAAAAATAATATTTCTGGTGTAAATGATCAATTAAAAGCATTAGAAAGTGATACACAAAATTTAAGAAATATATATATAGAAAATGATAATTTAAATAATGTAATTGATAAATTTGAAAAGACTATTAATGATGTTAAAGATGAGAGAGAAGATATATATTCACTACTTTTAGGAAATAAAGATTCAGAAGCTTATGAATTAATTATCGGGAAATATAATAATGAAATAGAAAATGCACGAGAGTATTTAATAGATATTGGAGAAATTACTAATAATGATGCATTGGATTTTGTAAAAGATGCAGAATCAACAAAGAACTTAATATTAATATCATCAATTATAATATTAGTATTAATGCTCGGTTCAGTTATATTAATAAGTAAAGCTATTGAGTCAACTTTACTTGAAGGAATTAATCATGTTAAAAAAGTATCTAGTGATTTATCTAATGGAAATTTAGTTATAGATAATAGTTATGTATCAGATGATGAAATGGGAGAAATGAGTAGAGATTTAAATGAAACTATTCAAAATCTTAGTGATTATGTAAATGATATATCTAGAGTCATAGAAAATATAGCTAATGAAAACTTAGATGTAAAAACATTAATAGAATATAAAGGAAATTTCAAGCCTATACAAGATTCGTTAAATAATATAATAGATTCATTTAATAGTATATTTAAAAATATACATCAAGCAGCAGATTTAGTAGCAAGCAGTTCAGAAGAAATAGCATCAACTACTCAAAGTTTATCTGATGGAGCAGTAGAACAATCAAATGCAGTAGAAGATGTATTTTCTAAATTCAACAAAGTTTTAGAAAAAATAAATAAAAATACAGAGAGTACTAAAGTTGCAGAAGAAGTTTTTGAAAATACAAGAGAAATAGTTTTACACGGAAATGAAAAGATGGATGAATTAATGAAATCAATGTATAAGGTTAATGAAATGTCAAATGAAATTGAAAAAATAACTAATACGATTGAAGAAATAGCATCTCAAACTAATTTATTAGCATTAAATGCGGCTATAGAAGCAGCAAGAGCTGGGGAAGCTGGAAAAGGATTTGCAGTTGTTGCAGATGAAGTAAAATTATTAGCAGAACAATCATCTAAAGAAGTTAAGAATACAAATCAAATAATTCAAAATTCAATGAAGTTTATTACAAATAGTAATGTATTAGCTAAAGAAACATTAGAAGCCTTAGAAGAAATAGCAAAAAATGTAGACAATACAACAGAATTAGTAAAACAAATAGCTGATTCATCTGAATATCAATCAGAAGCTTTAGGAGATATGTCAGTTAGAGTTGATCAAATATCAGAAGTAATTCAAACTAATTCAGCAACAGCAGAAGAAACAGCAGCAGCAACTGAAGAATTAGCATCCCAAGCAGAGATTTTAGAACAAGAAATATCAAAATTTAGATTAAAAAACTAA
- the proB gene encoding glutamate 5-kinase → MGFRKKIINANRIVVKVGTSTLTYDNGNIHLRRIEKLTRVLSDIVNSGKEVVLVTSGAIGVGVSKLKLKEKPKSIREKQAVASVGQCELMHIYSKFFGEYSHTVGQVLLTRDVIEDDHIRENVCNTFETLIENKIIPIVNENDTVSIDEIENIVRFGDNDNLSAIVATLVKADLLIILSDIDGFYDSDPRSNKDAKLLRIVEKITPELESCAGGAGSNLGTGGMVTKLTAAKTAVASNVDMILANGSDPSIILNVLDGEDVGTLFIGKN, encoded by the coding sequence ATGGGCTTTCGTAAAAAAATAATTAATGCAAATAGAATAGTTGTAAAAGTAGGAACATCAACATTAACCTATGACAATGGAAACATACATTTAAGAAGAATAGAGAAATTAACTAGAGTTTTATCTGATATTGTTAATTCAGGAAAAGAAGTTGTTTTAGTAACATCAGGAGCAATAGGTGTTGGTGTGAGTAAATTAAAGTTAAAAGAAAAGCCCAAAAGTATAAGAGAAAAACAAGCAGTTGCATCAGTAGGACAATGTGAACTTATGCATATATATAGTAAATTCTTTGGTGAATATAGTCATACTGTTGGTCAGGTTTTACTTACAAGAGATGTAATAGAAGATGATCATATAAGAGAAAATGTATGTAATACATTTGAAACATTAATTGAAAATAAAATAATTCCAATAGTTAATGAAAATGATACAGTTTCAATAGATGAGATAGAGAATATTGTTAGATTTGGAGATAATGATAATTTATCAGCTATAGTTGCAACTTTAGTAAAAGCTGATTTGTTAATAATATTATCTGATATAGATGGATTTTATGATTCGGATCCTAGAAGCAATAAGGATGCAAAATTATTAAGAATAGTAGAAAAAATAACACCAGAATTGGAAAGTTGTGCCGGGGGTGCTGGTTCAAATTTAGGGACTGGTGGAATGGTAACAAAACTTACAGCAGCTAAAACAGCAGTAGCTTCAAATGTTGATATGATTTTAGCTAATGGAAGTGATCCAAGCATTATATTAAATGTTTTAGATGGTGAAGATGTGGGAACATTATTTATAGGTAAAAATTAA
- a CDS encoding glutamate-5-semialdehyde dehydrogenase, translated as MKELILKGERAKEASYVLMNATTTEKNNALIKMGQKLLENKDYILTENKKDLENAVLKGTSKAMIDRLSLDEKRLKDMADGLNQLVNLNDPIGEVISMWKRPNGLQIGKQRVPMGVIGIIYEARPNVTCDAAGLCLKSGNAVILRGGSEAINSNKAIVKALCEGIKECGLPESSLQLIENTSREIANEMMRLNKYIDVLIPRGGAGLIQAVVKNATVPVIETGVGNCHVYVDEYADFKMAEDIIINAKTSRPAVCNAEEKLLVNEKIAEEFLPKIILALRDKNVEVRGDSKVMKIVNDVKEATAEDWDKEYLDYIISIKVVNNIDEAIKHINKHGSGHSEAIVTNNYENSQKFLQRVDAAAVYVNASTRFTDGCEFGFGAEIGISTQKLHARGPMGLNELTTTKYIIYGNGQIR; from the coding sequence ATGAAAGAATTAATTTTAAAAGGTGAAAGAGCAAAAGAAGCATCATATGTTCTTATGAATGCTACAACAACTGAAAAAAATAATGCTTTAATAAAAATGGGGCAAAAATTATTAGAGAACAAAGATTATATTCTTACTGAAAATAAGAAAGATTTAGAAAATGCCGTGTTAAAAGGTACTTCAAAAGCTATGATTGATAGACTTTCTTTAGATGAAAAAAGACTTAAAGATATGGCAGATGGATTAAATCAATTAGTTAATCTTAATGATCCAATAGGGGAAGTTATTTCAATGTGGAAAAGACCTAATGGTCTTCAAATTGGTAAGCAAAGAGTTCCAATGGGTGTTATTGGGATAATATATGAAGCTAGACCTAATGTTACTTGTGATGCGGCTGGTTTATGTTTAAAATCAGGAAATGCTGTAATATTAAGAGGTGGAAGTGAAGCTATAAATTCTAATAAAGCAATAGTTAAAGCTCTTTGCGAAGGTATAAAAGAATGTGGATTACCAGAAAGTTCACTTCAATTAATAGAAAATACAAGCAGAGAAATTGCAAATGAAATGATGAGATTAAATAAATATATAGATGTTCTTATTCCTAGAGGTGGAGCAGGTCTTATTCAAGCTGTTGTTAAAAATGCTACTGTTCCAGTAATAGAAACAGGAGTAGGAAATTGTCACGTTTATGTTGATGAATATGCTGATTTTAAAATGGCAGAAGACATAATAATAAATGCAAAAACAAGTAGACCAGCTGTTTGTAATGCAGAAGAAAAGCTATTAGTTAATGAAAAAATTGCAGAAGAATTTTTACCTAAGATTATTTTAGCATTAAGAGATAAAAATGTTGAGGTAAGAGGGGATAGTAAAGTAATGAAAATAGTTAATGATGTAAAAGAAGCAACAGCTGAGGATTGGGATAAGGAATATTTAGATTACATTATTAGCATTAAAGTCGTAAATAATATAGATGAAGCTATAAAACATATAAATAAACATGGTTCAGGACATTCAGAAGCAATAGTAACGAATAATTATGAAAATTCTCAAAAGTTTTTACAAAGAGTTGATGCAGCAGCAGTTTATGTTAATGCTTCAACAAGATTTACAGATGGATGTGAATTTGGATTTGGTGCAGAAATAGGAATAAGCACTCAAAAGCTTCATGCAAGAGGTCCAATGGGGTTAAATGAGCTTACAACTACAAAGTATATTATCTATGGAAATGGTCAAATAAGATAA
- a CDS encoding GNAT family N-acetyltransferase, giving the protein MEWTIKKFNDLTLDELYEICKVRYEVFACEQKIHKENDLDYIDKESFHLFLQNKNEIVAYARLIPKGLLYNEASIGRVLVVNEYRRQGIASKLVKKAVECIKKEFKEEHIVLSSQLYAKDLYKRHGFKVISDIYNQVDIPHVKMKLF; this is encoded by the coding sequence ATGGAGTGGACAATAAAAAAATTTAATGATCTTACTTTAGATGAATTATATGAAATATGTAAAGTTAGATATGAGGTTTTTGCATGTGAACAAAAAATACATAAGGAAAATGATCTTGATTATATAGATAAAGAATCATTTCATTTATTCTTGCAAAATAAAAATGAAATAGTTGCATATGCAAGACTTATTCCAAAGGGGCTATTATATAATGAAGCGTCAATAGGAAGAGTTTTAGTAGTAAATGAATACAGAAGACAAGGAATTGCTAGTAAACTTGTTAAAAAAGCTGTAGAATGTATAAAAAAAGAATTTAAAGAGGAACATATAGTATTATCATCTCAACTTTATGCAAAAGATCTTTATAAACGTCATGGTTTTAAAGTTATTTCTGATATATACAATCAAGTAGATATACCACATGTTAAAATGAAATTATTTTAA
- a CDS encoding PH domain-containing protein gives MNKLHKNAIKSWMISRFIGTILFLAISLIVFYIMTSKFEIRWVIENANYILFAIGIIGLLCIIDITVNPIIEYKTWVYELTNDKIDFTKGIFIKKRTIVPIIKIEHIKINKGPINSKLGLANIEIFTAGGAHEIPNIEVKVAEDICEYLNNKIKEKVKEFNEKNRNL, from the coding sequence ATGAATAAATTACACAAAAATGCTATTAAATCTTGGATGATTTCTAGATTTATTGGAACAATATTATTTTTAGCTATATCATTAATAGTGTTTTATATTATGACGTCTAAATTTGAGATTCGATGGGTAATAGAGAATGCTAATTATATTTTATTTGCAATAGGAATAATAGGATTATTATGTATTATAGATATTACTGTAAATCCAATAATAGAATATAAAACATGGGTATATGAACTTACTAATGATAAAATTGACTTTACTAAAGGGATTTTTATTAAAAAAAGAACTATTGTACCAATAATAAAAATAGAGCATATAAAAATTAATAAGGGACCTATAAATTCAAAATTAGGATTAGCTAATATTGAAATTTTCACAGCTGGAGGTGCACATGAAATTCCTAATATAGAAGTTAAAGTTGCAGAAGACATATGTGAATATTTAAATAATAAAATAAAAGAAAAGGTTAAAGAATTTAATGAAAAAAACAGAAATTTATAG
- a CDS encoding PH domain-containing protein: protein MKKTEIYRGHWSNVIKNIFSNMYLIFIALFALIKNREDFNFIIGILIIGFFIVLYSILLWRSRFFYIEDNMFVYVKGIIEKTKEQIPLKQITTVDIKTSLLDRFVGSVTLKLNSGNATLNEAEFEMVVKKKYALLIQKVVSGQDIDNEDVDNDKNYNNIRELKVEYRDIAIYALTKNKFGWIMGLFFIFNKFRKIFNDATINDVKTYFSSLKDYVLYGSILDLILKVVFIFAFVYIFSTIISIGIEILRYGNFKISKTKDLFNIRYGTINLKEYSIPSEKIQGIKFRQNLLQQLLNLYKIEAIVIGDAEINTLLFPCLKDSNKDKFINEFLPEYNINKQIDRAPKKSIFRFIFKRFLVSMVVLFILILLIKQFLPKLYVISYFKVLLPLILGSYQIILGYIDYLNNGIAIENNNILLTNGSRIRNTYIVRKFKVQSLQIKQSILQRYRNICSYEIDIATSSFGETIKIKNIDINKYEDVL, encoded by the coding sequence ATGAAAAAAACAGAAATTTATAGAGGACATTGGAGCAATGTAATAAAAAATATATTTTCTAATATGTATTTGATATTTATAGCTCTATTTGCATTAATAAAAAATAGAGAAGACTTTAACTTTATTATTGGCATATTAATAATAGGATTTTTTATTGTGCTATATTCAATATTATTGTGGAGAAGTAGGTTCTTTTATATAGAAGATAATATGTTTGTTTATGTAAAAGGAATTATAGAGAAAACAAAAGAACAAATACCACTTAAACAAATAACAACAGTTGATATAAAGACAAGCTTATTAGATAGATTTGTAGGTTCTGTAACTCTAAAATTAAATAGTGGTAATGCAACTTTAAATGAAGCAGAGTTTGAAATGGTTGTAAAGAAAAAATATGCTTTATTAATACAAAAAGTTGTTTCAGGACAAGATATTGATAATGAAGACGTTGATAATGATAAAAATTATAATAATATTAGAGAATTAAAAGTGGAATATAGAGATATAGCAATTTATGCATTAACAAAGAATAAATTTGGATGGATTATGGGTTTGTTTTTTATATTTAATAAATTTAGAAAAATATTTAATGACGCTACAATTAATGATGTTAAAACTTATTTTTCGTCATTAAAAGATTATGTTTTGTATGGTAGTATACTTGATTTAATATTAAAAGTAGTATTTATATTTGCTTTTGTATATATTTTTTCAACAATAATTTCAATAGGAATAGAAATTTTAAGATATGGTAATTTTAAGATTTCTAAAACTAAAGATTTGTTTAATATAAGATATGGAACAATTAATTTAAAAGAATATTCTATACCATCAGAAAAAATTCAAGGTATAAAGTTTAGACAAAATTTATTACAACAATTATTGAATTTATATAAGATAGAAGCCATAGTTATAGGTGATGCTGAAATAAATACATTATTATTTCCATGTTTAAAGGATTCAAATAAAGATAAGTTTATTAATGAATTTTTACCAGAATACAATATTAATAAACAAATAGATAGGGCACCTAAAAAATCAATTTTTAGATTTATATTTAAGAGATTTTTAGTTTCTATGGTAGTTTTATTTATATTAATTTTATTAATTAAACAATTTTTACCTAAGTTATATGTGATCAGTTATTTTAAAGTTTTACTTCCATTAATTTTAGGAAGTTATCAAATTATATTAGGTTATATTGATTATTTAAATAATGGTATAGCAATAGAAAATAATAATATCTTATTAACTAATGGTTCAAGGATAAGAAACACTTATATAGTGAGAAAGTTTAAAGTTCAGTCATTGCAAATTAAGCAATCTATATTGCAAAGATATAGGAATATTTGTAGCTATGAGATAGATATTGCTACTAGTTCTTTTGGTGAAACAATAAAGATAAAAAATATAGACATAAATAAATATGAAGATGTATTATAG
- a CDS encoding SDR family NAD(P)-dependent oxidoreductase produces the protein MRKYALITGGTEGIGLELAKLFAKDNCNLIIVARNEEKLLQVKNQIENNYKVDVYILSIDLSIHSSCNKIFKFVDKKNISVDYLINNAGIGSFGFFHEDKVGFEENLININIVALTNLTKYFIRQMIDKKDGGIMNIASTAAFVGGPKMAMYYASKAYVLTLTEALYEEVKNLGIKVSCLCPGPVKTSFQNKAGIKKSEKAKKYLMDADKVARIAYEEFLKGKAIIIPGYKNKLLVWGTKLIPRSISRKIILKNNT, from the coding sequence TTGAGAAAGTATGCATTAATTACTGGTGGAACAGAAGGAATAGGATTAGAACTAGCTAAATTATTTGCTAAAGATAATTGCAATTTGATTATAGTAGCAAGAAATGAAGAAAAATTATTACAAGTTAAAAATCAAATAGAAAATAATTATAAGGTTGATGTTTATATTTTATCTATAGATTTATCTATCCACAGTTCTTGTAATAAAATATTTAAATTTGTGGATAAAAAAAATATTTCTGTGGATTATTTAATAAATAATGCTGGAATTGGATCTTTTGGTTTTTTTCATGAGGATAAAGTAGGATTTGAAGAAAATTTAATAAATATAAATATAGTTGCTTTAACAAATTTAACAAAATATTTTATAAGACAAATGATAGATAAAAAAGACGGTGGAATAATGAATATAGCTTCAACAGCAGCATTTGTTGGAGGACCAAAGATGGCAATGTATTACGCTAGTAAAGCATATGTATTAACATTGACTGAAGCTTTATATGAAGAAGTAAAAAATTTAGGTATAAAAGTAAGTTGTTTATGCCCTGGACCTGTAAAAACGTCTTTTCAAAATAAGGCTGGAATAAAGAAATCTGAAAAAGCTAAAAAGTATTTAATGGATGCAGATAAAGTAGCTAGAATAGCATATGAAGAATTTTTAAAAGGAAAAGCTATTATAATACCAGGATATAAAAATAAATTATTAGTATGGGGAACAAAATTAATTCCAAGATCAATAAGTAGAAAGATAATATTAAAAAATAACACTTAG
- a CDS encoding Cof-type HAD-IIB family hydrolase codes for MEKFFYGYLLVSDMDGTLLDSNGKLSKENKEAIDYFISKGGNFTLATGRTVESVGRFLSDINVTLPVILYNGAKIYDYKNNRVIYEKFIEDERKNIITLVKKDKPSLGIEVYSEEKVYIYSSCKYTNRFSKLGYEVIYNLPEDVWNKKWTKVLIVGEENEIDVLEENFIRNYGEGNIIRSGARYLEIVSNDTSKGKAIEKLIHTYNIKSYNLITIGDNMNDIEMIKLADYGFCIKTGAQRLINTSKFIAPSNDEHAIDYVVKWVNKNIVR; via the coding sequence ATGGAGAAGTTTTTTTATGGATATTTGTTGGTTTCAGATATGGATGGAACATTGTTAGATAGTAATGGAAAGTTATCTAAAGAGAATAAAGAAGCTATAGATTATTTTATAAGCAAGGGCGGGAATTTTACTTTAGCTACAGGAAGAACAGTTGAATCAGTTGGTAGATTTTTAAGTGATATAAATGTTACATTACCAGTAATATTGTATAATGGAGCCAAAATTTATGATTATAAAAATAATAGAGTTATTTATGAAAAGTTTATAGAAGATGAAAGAAAAAATATAATTACTTTAGTAAAGAAGGATAAACCTTCATTGGGCATAGAGGTTTATTCAGAGGAAAAGGTATATATTTATTCTTCATGCAAATATACAAATAGATTTTCAAAACTTGGGTATGAGGTTATTTATAATTTGCCAGAAGATGTGTGGAATAAAAAGTGGACAAAGGTTCTTATTGTAGGAGAAGAAAATGAAATAGATGTACTTGAAGAAAATTTTATAAGAAACTATGGAGAAGGAAATATAATAAGAAGTGGTGCTAGATATTTAGAGATAGTATCTAATGATACGTCTAAAGGCAAGGCCATAGAAAAATTAATTCATACTTATAATATAAAATCATACAATCTTATAACTATTGGTGACAATATGAATGATATTGAAATGATTAAATTAGCTGATTATGGATTTTGTATTAAGACTGGAGCGCAAAGATTGATTAATACATCTAAATTTATAGCACCAAGTAATGACGAACATGCTATAGATTATGTTGTTAAATGGGTTAATAAAAATATAGTAAGGTAA